A section of the Babesia microti strain RI chromosome I, complete genome genome encodes:
- a CDS encoding ubiquitin-conjugating enzyme E2 I (overlaps_old_locusTagID:BBM_I01445), translating to MSIARMRLTKERADWRRDHPLGFSARYMQNADGPGQDIMKWICKIPGKKGSIWEGGEYTLTMEFTEDYPSKPPRCKFTTVLFHPNVYPSGTVCLSILNEDEDWKPSITIKQILLGIQDLLDNPNPLSPAQGEPYILFVNNREEYIKKVRQQALELRPKD from the exons ATGTCTATTGCGCGCATGCGGTTGACTAAGGAAAGGGCGGATTGGAGAAGAGATCACCCTCTGGGCTTCTCCGCTCGGTACATGCAAAACGCTGACGGACCTGGGCAAGATATTATGAAATGGATATGCAAAATTCCTGGAAAGAAG GGTTCAATTTGGGAGGGTGGTGAGTACACCCTTACCATGGAGTTCACTGAGGATTACCCGAGCAAACCGCCCAGATGTAAATTCACCACCGTTCTATTTCACCCTAACGTATACCCTTCTGGTACGGTTTGCCTGTCCATCTTGAATGAGGACGAGGATTGGAAGCCTTCCATCACCATTAAACAGATTTTACTGGGTATACAG GACCTGCTAGACAACCCTAATCCCTTGAGCCCCGCACAAGGGGAACCTTACATTCTGTTCGTTAACAACCGTGAAGAATATATCAAGAAAGTTAGGCAACAGGCACTGGAATTGAGACCTAAGGACTGA
- a CDS encoding NADH dehydrogenase (overlaps_old_locusTagID:BBM_I01450), with amino-acid sequence MYAVLGRHGMLNREINCLYHICKRFTGQNSIKNNVNGKSLPKVVIAGSGWAAIHFAKQLNRIKFDTYIVSPKNFFTFTPLLPFVSSGKILPEACTESLHYLFNGTQPKLIFSEGFDVDFDGKSLICHNISANNDSVEVTKIPYDYLVIAVGAVTNTFNIPNVDKYAYFLKDISDAKAIYNRICSNCEYASYPNLPVQKVEDLCRIMIVGGGPTGVETAACINETIVKSLSIQFPHLKQYLKIYLVESGSALLVTFSPKISKYTLKTFENNDIMVKLNTRMERVEQDYCEFVDNVTGTKTRIGHGIVIWVSGLTGRPFTKKLIEKLSKSGMQNQRNSLSVDQYFRVRGADDVFALGDCAQMIPDKMSDQAEAIANLLGNKLTAKKLNSFRNVLLNKYPQMSKLKWKGPYNNDNLSLDEFKKLLIGIDSGFRGPFPTAQNAKQEGIYLANVFNQFLTHNSCGLNTYELLGQNSLYVKPFCEVWKGSIAYVGMNRTVFKLPFIELTGKLLLQTLWKFITIDMLFTYRSKTALLLSWMLDRMFGKARANLQHSKPHYK; translated from the coding sequence ATGTATGCCGTATTGGGCAGGCACGGCATGTTAAACCGAGAAATCAACTGTCTGTATCACATCTGTAAACGCTTCACTGGGCAAAATTCcataaaaaataatgtaaatgGTAAATCGCTGCCAAAAGTGGTGATTGCAGGTTCTGGTTGGGCAGCTATACACTTCGCCAAGCAACTAAATCgtatcaaatttgacacCTATATTGTATCACCCAAAAACTTCTTCACTTTCACTCCACTACTCCCATTTGTCTCCTCGGGGAAAATTTTGCCCGAAGCTTGCACAGAATCCCTTCATTATTTGTTCAATGGCACCCagcctaaattaatattcaGCGAGGGGTTTGACGTAGATTTTGATGGTAAATCTTTAATATGTCACAACATTAGTGCAAACAATGATAGCGTCGAGGTCACTAAAATTCCCTATGATTATTTGGTGATCGCGGTTGGCGCGGTGACCAATACTTTTAACATTCCAAATGTGGATAAATACGCCTATTTTCTGAAGGATATATCCGATGCCAAGGCAATTTACAACCGTATATGTTCCAACTGCGAATATGCATCTTACCCCAACCTTCCAGTGCAAAAAGTGGAAGATCTATGCAGAATTATGATAGTAGGTGGAGGGCCAACAGGAGTTGAAACGGCGGCATGCATTAATGAAACAATTGTCAAAAGTTTATCAATACAATTTCCCCACCTTAAACAATAtctgaaaatttatttggTGGAGTCTGGTAGTGCATTGCTTGTAACATTTTCTCCAAAGATTTCCAAGTATACGCTGAAAACGTTTGAAAATAACGACATAATGGTCAAGCTTAACACGAGGATGGAACGTGTCGAGCAGGACTATTGCGAATTCGTTGATAATGTAACTGGCACAAAAACAAGGATTGGCCATGGAATTGTTATCTGGGTAAGCGGGTTGACTGGACGCCCTTTCACCAAGAAACTGATTGAAAAACTTTCTAAAAGTGGAATGCAAAATCAGCGAAACTCTTTGAGTGTAGATCAGTATTTTAGGGTCAGAGGAGCGGATGATGTATTTGCCCTGGGCGATTGTGCCCAGATGATACCAGATAAAATGTCGGATCAAGCAGAAGCtattgcaaatttgttagGCAATAAACTTACAGctaaaaaattgaacagCTTCAGGAATGTACTACTTAATAAGTATCCACAGATGTCAAAACTTAAGTGGAAAGGCCCGTACAATAACGACAATTTGTCTCTCGATGAGTTTAAGAAATTGCTGATTGGAATTGATAGTGGATTTAGAGGCCCTTTCCCAACAGCACAAAATGCGAAACAGGAGGGGATATACTTGGCAAACGTATTTAACCAATTTCTTACCCATAATAGTTGTGGCTTGAACACATATGAATTGCTTGGGCAGAATAGTCTATATGTCAAGCCCTTTTGCGAGGTGTGGAAGGGCTCGATAGCATATGTGGGAATGAATCGAACGGTATTTAAGTTGCCATTTATTGAATTGACTGGTAAATTACTGTTGCAGACTTTGTGGAAATTCATCACCATTGATATGCTCTTTACATATCGCTCCAAAACTGCATTGTTACTGAGTTGGATGCTAGATAGGATGTTTGGCAAGGCTAGGGCCAATCTGCAACATAGCAAACCCCATTACAAATAA
- a CDS encoding hypothetical protein (overlaps_old_locusTagID:BBM_I01460): protein MEQLAIERCVNVDKWIKTAMDYENEGDLDLARETLLTYHYLSKKSDNFKDIANHKPIYNELEIIESKILVKLTQKIPTHHTQLFFPSLLSIDPYIPGIFLPGQVVNTIKPLATVTVMEAEDLQDNYLSAYCGMCGKFCVTKSPTARIPGVSILLGRRIACQYNCGVSYCSDICYLQHSNLHGTLCRILPDFLQQICQLGLCKYRSLLALKTLASNAVKLKGLWGQKIGVKQLGIPILGDLSQILFKVTNVNSEVMYTRQEILQLFTIVYCKAVTCNIADVPIDLPFSAFIKCKIWVFSPNLLQYIITEVADGYSSYNKLATSWQNGKVYLRTVSESEISSSKFYIQNDEDIFENEAKIPGDYRCRFCIVGFCKAGVCTSCNNSSVDDATVDVCTSANNSEDNLMFLMSKYGYDSPNFLRSLLTYIDSKQLGPFSYSKDITKFLIRSALCLLQKCNNFGLQLLSHSMGKLAKLLSMDNPNGNLLHISMCCAYNYYKLHGESCLGVIEMREIAATCGINWINCPLKFSVSDSSLLDGVGKKVYGPSTFTPFPPDCNSSIVTLAFAASRTLIAAGDPLFGVVKGFVLELEKLGVIHLPTGLTPLGLALMARNDPLLCNLGLEPANTPDGGNGSKYHFHRTLTPLIVTILKFEMGLSDSKGQTVPISSYLHKLINLIEDKKEFVDARTSEIEGLETAMHYAAWTNNLSLMKLLVKYGAIVNPLSGLGLTPFDLAASAGHMNVVKYLFESECGVISSTSLFLACCSLKVDMIKYLLGLCGNNSSSRVLSVDNLPMYFGLVWHGIAFTVCKTDYYETNINKSGTISRLNDAVSVVKMLCDWGFKGTSILDGKLPSETVKSLSVKFLEAVSISGDQLHYASVAQSFIYLGHLLESIEGESYIK from the exons ATGGAACAATTGGCAATAGAACGCTGTGTAAATGTAGACAAATGGATCAAAACAGCTATGGATTATGAAAATGAAGGTGATTTAGATCTTGCAAGGGAAACTTTACTTACCTATCACTATTTGTCTAAAaaaagtgataattttaaggATATCGCCAATCATAAGCCcatatataatgaattaGAAATCATTGAATCGAAGATCCTCGTTAAATTAACGCAAAAAATACCAACACACCACACTCAGCTATTTTTCCCATCTCTTTTGTCGATAGACCCGTACATACCCGGTATATTTTTACCGGGTCAGGTCGTTAATACAATCAAGCCTTTGGCCACAGTTACAGTTATGGAGGCGGAAGATCTACAGGATAACTACTTATCTGCGTACTGCGGTATGTGCGGGAAATTTTGTGTTACCAAAAGTCCTACGGCCAGAATACCCGGAGTTTCTATTCTGTTGGGCCGCCGTATTGCCTGCCAGTACAATTGCGGTGTTTCCTATTGCTCagatatttgttatttgcAGCACTCCAATTTGCACGGGACTTTGTGCCGAATTTTACCAGATTTTTTGCagcaaatttgtcaattggGTCTCTGTAAGTATAGGAGTTTGCTGGCGCTAAAAACGTTGGCAAGTAACGCTGTAAAGTTGAAGGGTCTTTGGGGGCAGAAAATTGGAGTTAAACAGTTAGGGATACCTATTCTTGGTgatttatcgcaaattttaTTCAAAGTAACAAACGTAAATTCTGAAGTCATGTACACTAGACAGGAAATTTTGCAGCTGTttacaattgtttattgCAAAGCTGTAACTTGTAATATCGCGGACGTTCCAATTGATTTGCCCTTTTCTGCATTCATAAAGTGTAAAATCTGGGTATTTTCTCCCAATTTACtacaatatatcatcaCAGAAGTTGCTGATGGCTATTCTAGTTACAACAAACTGGCCACTAGCTGGCAGAACGGCAAGGTTTATTTGAGAACAGTAAGTGAATCTGAAATTTCGAGTAGTAAATTCTACATCCAAAATGACGaggatatttttgaaaatgaagcTAAAATTCCAGGTGATTATAGATGTCGATTCTGCATAGTCGGATTTTGTAAGGCCGGTGTTTGTACCTCATGCAACAATTCTAGCGTAGATGATGCCACCGTTGATGTTTGTACCAGTGCCAACAATAGTGAGGATAATTTGATGTTTCTTATGTCTAAATATGGCTATGATTCTCCTAATTTTCTGCGAAGTCTACTAACATATATTGATTCGAAGCAGTTAGGCCCTTTTTCCTACTCAAAAGACATCACTAAATTTCTAATACGATCCGCTCTGTGTTTGTTACAGAaatgtaacaattttggGTTACAATTGCTATCTCATAGCATGGGCAAACTAGCTAAGCTTTTATCGATGGACAATCCAAATGGGAATTTGTTGCATATCAGCATGTGCTGTGCCTACAATTACTACAAATTGCACGGGGAGAGTTGTTTGGGTGTGATTGAAATGCGAGAAATTGCTGCCACATGTGGTATTAATTGGATTAATTGTCCCTTAAAATTCAGTGTTTCTGATTCATCATTACTGGATGGCGTGGGTAAGAAGGTGTATGGGCCCTCAACTTTCACCCCTTTTCCTCCTGATTGCAATTCATCAATAGTTACTCTGGCATTTGCCGCATCGCGTACGTTAATCGCAGCAGGAGATCCTTTATTTGGCGTGGTTAAGGGTTTCGTATTGGAGCTTGAAAAGTTGGGTGTTATACATTTGCCTACAGGACTTACACCGTTAGGCCTAGCTTTAATGGCTCGAAACGATCCTCTGTTGTGTAACTTGGGTTTGGAACCAGCTAACACGCCAGATGGAGGTAATG GTAGTAAATATCATTTCCACAGGACATTAACGCCTCTTatagtaacaattttgaagtTTGAGATGGGGTTATCTGATTCCAAAGGTCAAACAGTCCCTATATCTTCATATTTgcacaaattaataaatttgattgaGGACAAGAAGGAATTTGTGGATGCTCGAACCAGTGAAATTGAGGGATTAGAAACGGCAATGCATTATGCGGCGTGGACTAACAATTTGTCGCTCATGAAACTACTAGTCAAATATGGTGCCATAGTCAACCCACTTTCAGGTTTGGGCCTTACCCCATTTGATCTGGCAGCATCTGCAGGGCATATGAATGTTGTAAagtatttatttgaaaGTGAATGCGGTGTTATATCTTCTACTTCACTATTTTTGGCTTGTTGTTCACTCAAGGTGGATATGATTAAGTATTTGTTGGGGTTGTGTGGCAATAATTCTAGTAGCAGGGTACTGTCTGTGGATAATTTGCCTATGTATTTTGGATTGGTATGGCATGGAATCGCATTCACTGTTTGTAAAACAGACTATTatgaaacaaatattaataaaagTGGTACGATTTCGCGGTTAAATGACGCGGTTAGCGTTGTGAAAATGTTGTGCGATTGGGGATTTAAAGGTACAAGTATACTGGATGGTAAATTGCCAAGTGAAACGGTCAAATCTTTGTCTGTAAAATTCTTGGAGGCGGTGTCTATCTCAGGTGATCAACTCCACTATGCTTCAGTTGCCCAGTCATTTATCTATTTGGGCCACCTGCTTGAAAGTATAGAGGGGGaatcatatattaaataa
- a CDS encoding protoporphyrinogen oxidase (overlaps_old_locusTagID:BBM_I01470): MFSTKGKTGKKGGFLGEVDSDVESLFSTNTNDPGDSYPLIGSDGPMRRKILLICCFIGWYVLNVAYVIENKKTLNTIPLPWTLSALQLSAGWIFAAFFWCTGFRNRPQFYDINSMINAILPQGIFHLIVHLGAVISMGLGAVSFTHVIKSGEPVVTAILSAALLNQYMSWQSYLALFPIIFGVALSSAHEIHFNTAAFVYAMISNVGSAIRAILAKNIMSRRHSYGKNIDMTNIYTLMTLVSSMLSIPVVIFVEGRLWVPVWIAVTNKMTNKDVLCMCLRAFLSGVWYYFSNELGFICLSQINQVSHAVANTIKRIAIIAASLIVFKHPVSTLGLLGAFIAILGTCFYSICRHKWP; this comes from the coding sequence ATGTTTAGTACTAAGGGAAAGACGGGGAAGAAGGGTGGATTTTTAGGGGAGGTGGATTCGGATGTAGAATCGCTATTTTCAACCAATACAAATGACCCTGGCGATTCTTACCCATTGATAGGAAGCGATGGACCAATGCGTCGCAAAATACTGCTAATTTGTTGTTTCATAGGATGGTACGTACTGAATGTGGCTTATGTCATTGAAAACAAAAAGACACTTAACACAATCCCACTGCCATGGACATTATCAGCATTACAACTAAGCGCTGGATGGATCTTTGCAGCATTTTTCTGGTGTACAGGATTCAGAAACCGCCCGCAGTTTTACGACATTAACTCGATGATAAACGCTATACTACCACAGGGGATATTTCACCTTATTGTACATCTTGGTGCGGTTATTTCCATGGGACTTGGAGCCGTATCATTTACACATGTAATTAAATCAGGCGAGCCAGTCGTCACTGCCATTTTATCAGCTGCGCTACTTAATCAATACATGAGTTGGCAATCATACTTAGCCTTGTTTCCCATAATATTTGGAGTAGCTCTTTCTAGCGCCCACGAAATACATTTCAATACGGCTGCGTTTGTCTATGCAATGATCTCAAATGTAGGTTCGGCAATTCGGGCTATTTTGgccaaaaatattatgtCTAGAAGGCATAGTTACGGAAAAAATATAGATATGacaaacatatatacaCTAATGACCCTGGTATCATCAATGCTATCTATACCAGTGGTCATCTTTGTGGAGGGAAGACTTTGGGTACCTGTGTGGATAGCGGTCACTAATAAAATGACGAATAAGGATGTTTTATGCATGTGCCTCCGGGCGTTTTTGTCTGGTGTATGGTATTACTTTAGTAACGAGTTGGGATTCATTTGCCTGAGCCAGATCAACCAAGTGTCTCATGCAGTGGCAAACACTATCAAGCGGATCGCCATTATCGCCGCCAGCCTTATTGTCTTCAAGCATCCGGTCAGCACCCTAGGTTTACTCGGTGCCTTCATTGCTATACTAGGCACTTGCTTCTACTCCATCTGTAGACACAAGTGGCCATAA
- a CDS encoding Regulator of chromosome condensation (RCC1) repeat (overlaps_old_locusTagID:BBM_I01480) — MSEGEDDADCDIDECVIDKPAESDNSSDINLSTKQLSIFNSVSLGLYHGLAVSRDKGVYTWGSIWHNAMGLGIENGEVKEPIKIPFFEDKSALQVSCGDAHSAVLVATDSNYLGTVYTFGLGNNGRLGYPKCGQSIDNDNDNANVFRDDQNEKSNGTIHTDIMDDKNNISSKNNPKKIQLNRKVSLEEVLQCDTSASHLNNQSWFSTRPFRVKLKLKVRLVSCGSAHTLVICEDSSLWSWGRGNFGVLGLGSNCDVFEPTKVALDNVTHVSAGDRHSLAVSNNSLYSWGYGANGRLGLYHSKNVYDPSLVNGKGFDQVLYVSAGQSHSACINCRGEIFTWGSGQGGRLGHSWSLNGDLNYPHQLRVEEVTFQSISCGMAHTIALSGDGKVYFWGTLTNQSNTPVPVPLGTKAISVNAGPCGVAVITSDGDLASWGIGGYYRLGHSNLEDYVDPSFVTALKGSVGLFKAKNIGFDPLNWSDCHVIDIECGESHVCALCNDGSVYSWGRALGSGATENFGSLKIPEKLIFKSKIDTISCGKNHCMALTVCGRVYSWGSNTYGQLGLGDLSYRIEPTEIDNLENILNVKACIDASAVIVSVSDEFRDVKAGKLMVCGNANNYKLGLGKDISSGVIMSPMPVECDEPVFKIEIGENHSMLVSLNGKLYVSGATSIATGGKNYYNFTHIPINDDEGRPEVIYHAVPGKSHSVILTTSGYVYLCGKSHSICSMNDVMNPTKFDCLPNEQPVKYIHVSEDMTFAITIDGKCWYWGSSANNTIYDPKELNFVKNISLDKLVGTHDFGVGFSPHKIIYSWGKNDYGQLGRGYDGTYDSEAKIVQVIQNNSVYKMGSIDRECQIELLLVQTMASLNVEWERVFEIVKFEPFRQREVFLYTTELGIIKSLQQILALLLSDTRGELRQLQKKRGGIITNLYGCKSGTIDLLQQVMLILYLQPAYLSRLIFLDSQMTLKIVAILYFDTNDDYTNCLLMALYRLVVSTELRNDFNVPKAIELMKLFNKTDFKYTVPKDFKVTDLLPLVESFPLTPSVEKMLCFTLALFKRHCLSVEIANINLIQVYFALMLESVDNCGQATIGEFKKKRIYDALIKKINAFGQRDLIYKFNLQHRLTNGLFKMHFQPSVIDIEIPCSLVHRLYQVALDNLNRLNMSVHDPLVGILSHGLTHPNPCNGSQYLYIDRRFLISDKNLSFCTYSNVPVPQRLAYRQSSYVDLPPSEDMQQIYNLEDVKSPICVSLPHRMLSPIYRYQQPSRNDPKWLLQQTLRIIKGLDSSADIAGVFKEVVEEYVANKEFLKASLVEETISAISGMSEKQLAKLAVGVLEMQQMRSAHYRYLSLVFESQKELVKEVSYYKDRIDKEILVATKFISSHANNQLHSLENVNACNKRNNKIWSFLKK; from the exons ATGAGTGAAGGTGAGGATGATGCCGATTGTGATATCGACGAATGTGTAATTGACAAACCCGCAGAAAGTGACAATTCTAGcgatataaatttatctaccaaacaattatctatatttaacaGCGTATCTCTAGGTTTGTATCATGGTCTTGCTGTATCCAGGGACAAGGGTGTCTATACTTGGGGGTCTATTTGGCACAATGCCATGGGTTTGGGAATAGAAAATGGAGAAGTCAAGGAACCcataaaaattccattttttgAAGATAAATCTGCACTACAAGTTAGTTGTGGTGATGCGCATTCTGCAGTTTTAGTTGCTACAGATTCAAATTATCTAGGTACTGTTTACACATTTGGTTTGGGTAACAATGGTAGGCTTGGGTATCCAAAATGCGGTCAATCCATTGAcaatgataatgataatgCTAATGTTTTTAGGGATGACCAAAATGAAAAATCTAATGGTACAATTCATACCGATATAATGGatgacaaaaataatatcagtAGTAAAAATAACCccaaaaaaattcaattgaaCCGTAAAGTTTCACTGGAAGAAGTTCTACAGTGTGATACATCGGCTtcacatttaaataatcaatctTGGTTCTCCACACGCCCATTCAGAGTCAAATTGAAACTTAAAGTTAGACTCGTTTCTTGTGGCTCAGCCCACACACTTGTTATATGTGAAGATTCTAGCTTGTGGAGTTGGGGTCGTGGTAATTTCGGCGTGCTAGGCTTGGGATCAAATTGCGATGTGTTTGAGCCAACAAAAGTAGCATTGGATAATGTAACACATGTTTCAGCGGGTGATAGGCATTCACTTGCAGTATCTAATAACAGTTTATATTCTTGGGGATATGGTG CTAATGGGAGATTAGGATTGTACCATTctaaaaatgtatatgaTCCTAGTCTGGTAAATGGTAAAGGATTTGATCAGGTACTATATGTTTCAGCGGGGCAAAGCCATTCTGCGTGTATTAACTGCAGGGGAGAAATTTTTACTTGGGGATCTGGGCAAGGAGGAAGACTTGGTCACTCCTGGTCGCTAAACGGTGATCTCAATTACCCGCATCAGCTAAGGGTTGAAGAAGTTACGTTTCAATCG ATTTCATGCGGTATGGCCCATACGATAGCACTGAGTGGTGATGGGAAGGTTTACTTTTGGGGTACATTGACCAACCAATCCAACACCCCAGTACCAGTACCGTTGGGGACAAAAGCTATAAGCGTAAATGCAGGCCCCTGCGGGGTAGCTGTTATAACTTCCGATGGAGATCTTGCTTCTTGGGGCATAGGCGGGTACTATCGCTTGGGGCATTCAAATCTTGAAGACTACGTCGATCCATCCTTTGTCACTGCACTTAAGGGCAGTGTTGGATTGTTTAAGGCTAAAAATATAGGATTTGATCCATTAAATTGGTCTGATTGTCAtgtaattgatattgaatGCGGAGAATCACATGTATGTGCTTTGTGTAATGATGGAAGTGTATACTCTTGGGGTAGAGCGTTAGGTAGCGGTGCtactgaaaattttgga TCCCTAAAAATCCCTGAAAAGTTGATatttaaatcaaaaattgatacaatttcCTGCGGTAAAAATCACTGTATGGCACTAACTGTTTGTGGTAGAGTTTATTCTTGGGGATCTAATACGTACGGGCAGCTTGGTTTAG gTGATTTGTCGTATCGCATTGAGCCAACAGaaatagataatttggaaaatatattaaatgtaaaaGCATGCATTGATGCTAGTGCCGTAATTGTCAGCGTTTCAGATGAATTCAGAGATGTAAAGGCCGGTAAATTGATGGTATGCGgaaatgcaaataattacaaactGGGGTTGGGTAAGGATATTTCCAGTGGTGTAATCATGTCACCTATGCCAGTTGAGTGTGACGAACCAGTTTTTAAGATTGAAATTGGCGAGAATCATTCAATGCTTGTTTCATTAAATGgtaaattgtatgtatCGGGGGCAACTTCCATTGCCACAGGGGgcaaaaattattacaatttcaCTCATATCCCTATAAATGACGATGAAGGTCGTCCTGAGGTAATTTACCACGCTGTTCCAGGTAAAAGCCACTCAGTGATACTAACTACGAGTGGCTACGTATATCTATGCGGTAAGAGtcattcaatttgttcaatGAATGACGTTATGAATCCTACAAAATTTGACTGTTTACCCAACGAGCAACCTGTAAAGTACATTCATGTTAGTGAAGATATGACTTTTGCCATAACCATCGACGGGAAG TGTTGGTACTGGGGCAGTAGTgctaataatacaatttacgATCCAAAAGAacttaattttgtaaagaACATATCGCTAGATAAACTTGTTGGGACACATGATTTTGGTGTGGGATTTAGTCctcataaaattatctattCTTGGGGCAAAAATGACTATGGTCAATTGGGTCGTGGTTATGATGGCACATATGACTCTGAAGCTAAAATAGTACAAGtaattcaaaataattCTGTATATAAGATGGGTTCGATAGATCGG GAGTGCCAAATAGAGCTATTGTTGGTTCAAACTATGGCTAGCTTGAATGTTGAATGGGAGAGGGTGTTTGAGATCGTTAAATTTGAGCCTTTTAGGCAACGGGAGGTCTTTTTATACACCACTGAATTGGGTATTATAAAATCGttacaacaaattttgGCATTGTTACTAAGTGATACTCGCGGTGAATTGAGGCAGTTGCAGAAGAAGAGGGGGGGAATT ATCACAAATCTATACGGTTGCAAGAGTGGAACAATTGATCTCTTGCAACAGGTTATGCTGATTTTATATCTACAACCGGCATATCTTTCAAGACTAATCTTTTTAGATTCCCAAATGACTCTGAAAATTGTTGCCATATTGTACTTTGACACTAACGATGATTACACTAACTGTTTGTTAATGGCATTATACCGTCTAGTAGTGTCCACTGAGCTGAGGAACGATTTCAATGTACCAAAAGCAATCGagttgatgaaattatttaacaaaacGGATTTCAAATACACAGTGCCTAAGGATTTCAAGGTGACTGACCTATTGCCTTTAGTGGAATCATTCCCCCTAACCCCTTCAGTGGAAAAGATGCTATGTTTCACTTTAGCATTATTCAAACGCCACTGTTTATCCGTGGAAATTGCCAATATCAATCTCATCCAAGTTTATTTCGCTCTTATGCTAGAATCTGTGGACAATTGTGGCCAGGCGACAATCGGAGAGTTCAAGAAAAAACGTATATATGACgcattaattaaaaaaattaatgccTTTGGGCAAAGGGAtcttatatacaaattcaaCTTGCAACATCGG CTCACTAATGGACTGTTCAAAATGCATTTTCAACCTAGTGTGATTGATATAGAAATACCCTGTTCCTTAGTGCATCGTCTTTATCAGGTTGCCcttgataatttgaacAGACTAAACATGAGTGTACACGATCCGCTAGTTGGCATTTTGTCACACGGTTTAACACACCCCAATCCATGCAACGGCAGCCAGTATCTATACATTGACAGGAGGTTTCTCATAAGTGATAAGAATCTCAGCTTCTGCACATATTCAAACGTCCCGGTGCCGCAGAGATTGGCATATAGGCAATCTTCATATGTAGATTTGCCTCCATCAGAGGATATGCAACAAATCTATAATTTAGAAGATGTTAAAAGCCCAATATGTGTGTCACTTCCTCACAGAATGTTATCTCCCATATATCGTTATCAGCAGCCTAGTAGAAACGATCCCAAATGGCTACTACAACAAACGCTGCGTATAATAAAAGGCTTGGATTCTTCTGCTGATATAGCCGGAGTGTTTAAGGAGGTTGTGGAAGAGTATGTTGCCAACAAGGAATTCTTAAAGGCATCATTGGTGGAAGAGACCATATCAGCTATTAGTGGGATGAGTGAGAAACAATTGGCGAAGTTGGCTGTAGGTGTGCTAGAAATGCAGCAAATGAGAAGCGCCCACTATCGCTACCTCTCGTTGGTATTTGAATCTCAAAAGGAGCTTGTTAAGGAGGTATCCTATTACAAGGATAGGATTGACAAAGAGATTCTAGTTGCCACTAAGTTTATTAGTTCGCATGCTAATAACCAACTCCATAGTTTGGAAAATGTTAACGCGTGTAATAAGCGTAATAATAAGATCTGGTCATTTTTGAAGAAGTGA